One region of Vescimonas fastidiosa genomic DNA includes:
- a CDS encoding tRNA threonylcarbamoyladenosine dehydratase, producing MNDIFLRTRMLLGDDAMDRLASSHVAVFGLGGVGSYAVEALARSGVGELTLVDRDTLSPSNINRQLYALHSTVGQPKAEVAARRCLDINPALRVHTLCETYDADHREAFFTAKYDFIVDAIDLVSCKLDLISQALARGIPIISALGTGNKLDPSLLCVSDISKTSGCPLARVMRRELKDRGIRHLPVVFSPEQPAETRQLDTPDPGRRSVPASVSWVPSCAGLMLGGYVVRQLCAEKEAEV from the coding sequence ATGAATGATATTTTTCTTCGCACCCGTATGCTCTTAGGCGATGACGCCATGGACCGCCTGGCCAGCAGCCATGTGGCGGTGTTCGGTCTGGGCGGCGTGGGCAGCTATGCCGTGGAGGCCCTGGCCCGCTCCGGCGTAGGAGAGCTGACCCTGGTAGACCGGGACACCCTCAGCCCCTCCAACATCAACCGCCAGCTCTACGCCCTCCACTCCACCGTGGGGCAGCCCAAGGCGGAGGTAGCCGCCCGCCGCTGCCTGGACATCAACCCTGCCCTCCGGGTCCATACCCTCTGCGAAACCTACGATGCCGACCACCGGGAGGCGTTTTTCACCGCAAAATATGACTTCATCGTCGACGCCATCGACCTGGTCTCCTGTAAGCTGGACCTGATCTCCCAGGCCCTGGCCCGGGGCATCCCCATCATCAGCGCCCTGGGCACCGGCAATAAGCTGGACCCCTCCCTTCTGTGCGTATCCGACATTTCCAAGACCTCCGGCTGCCCCCTGGCCCGGGTCATGCGCCGGGAGCTGAAGGATCGGGGCATCCGCCACCTGCCTGTGGTGTTCAGCCCCGAGCAGCCCGCCGAGACCCGCCAGCTGGACACCCCCGACCCCGGCCGCCGCAGTGTCCCGGCCAGCGTCTCCTGGGTCCCCTCCTGCGCGGGGCTTATGCTGGGCGGCTATGTAGTCCGGCAGCTTTGCGCGGAAAAGGAGGCTGAAGTATGA
- a CDS encoding DUF554 domain-containing protein, which translates to MILLGAIVNSAAILVCGAVGLFAGKLLSPRIQKAVTSALALLVMSVAIPGIDDSQKPLVPIFSMVLGVLIGELLDLDKAVNRFGDWLQRKTGSRGRITEGFVTGTMVFVIGAMSIMGSLSSGLSGDHTILYSKSVLDGVSALIFASTMGVGVLLSSVPLFLWQGGIALLAALLSPYLAADVVAEINAVGSLLIMAISLNMLGVTKIRVLNLVPAMLLPILLCRFL; encoded by the coding sequence ATGATCCTCTTAGGTGCCATTGTCAATAGTGCCGCCATCCTGGTCTGCGGCGCGGTGGGTCTGTTCGCCGGAAAGCTCCTCTCTCCCCGCATTCAAAAGGCCGTCACCAGTGCCCTGGCTCTGCTGGTCATGAGCGTAGCCATCCCCGGCATCGACGACTCTCAGAAGCCCCTGGTCCCTATTTTCTCCATGGTCCTGGGCGTGCTTATAGGCGAGCTGCTGGACCTGGATAAGGCCGTGAATCGCTTTGGAGACTGGCTCCAGCGCAAAACCGGTAGCCGGGGCCGCATTACCGAGGGCTTCGTCACCGGCACCATGGTCTTTGTCATCGGGGCCATGTCCATCATGGGCTCTCTCAGCAGCGGCCTCAGCGGCGACCATACCATTCTCTATTCCAAGTCGGTCCTGGACGGCGTGTCCGCTCTGATTTTTGCCTCCACCATGGGTGTAGGCGTCCTCCTTTCGTCGGTGCCGCTGTTTCTTTGGCAGGGTGGCATCGCCCTCCTGGCCGCCCTCCTCTCCCCCTACCTGGCCGCAGATGTGGTAGCGGAGATCAACGCCGTAGGCTCCCTGCTCATTATGGCCATCAGCCTGAATATGCTGGGCGTCACCAAAATTCGCGTGCTGAATCTGGTCCCGGCCATGCTCCTGCCTATTCTCCTGTGTCGTTTTCTCTAA
- a CDS encoding formate/nitrite transporter family protein has translation MLRTFAEAAAEYCAGVEKRVGQSLGKMLVLGVLAGAFIAFAGVAASIAGTVGGKLATAAVFPMGLAMVILGGSELFTGNCLFLLPVLGRKCRALDAARCWIAVYLANLVGAVAVALLVTGCGVLDGIAEAAIATAAGKASLSFGTAFLRGVLCNFLVCLAVWMAFCAKSAGGKVVSLYGPIFLFVLCGFEHCIANMYYIPAGIFLSGGSQVDWGGFLRNLVPVTLGNMVGGCGLGVILYYLYGEKRR, from the coding sequence ATGCTGCGAACATTTGCCGAGGCAGCGGCGGAATACTGCGCGGGAGTGGAAAAAAGAGTGGGACAGAGCCTGGGGAAAATGCTGGTTTTGGGCGTTTTGGCCGGGGCGTTCATTGCCTTTGCGGGGGTGGCGGCGTCCATCGCCGGGACGGTGGGCGGCAAGCTGGCCACGGCGGCGGTTTTCCCTATGGGGCTGGCTATGGTCATCCTGGGGGGCAGCGAATTATTTACGGGAAACTGCCTGTTCCTCCTGCCTGTGCTGGGGAGAAAATGCAGGGCTTTGGACGCGGCTCGGTGCTGGATCGCTGTGTATTTAGCAAACCTGGTCGGGGCGGTTGCGGTGGCGCTTTTGGTGACCGGGTGCGGCGTATTGGACGGCATTGCAGAGGCGGCGATTGCCACGGCGGCGGGGAAGGCGAGCCTTTCTTTCGGGACAGCCTTTCTGCGGGGGGTCCTCTGCAACTTCCTGGTATGCCTGGCGGTGTGGATGGCCTTTTGCGCCAAATCCGCCGGGGGGAAGGTGGTTTCCCTGTACGGGCCTATTTTCCTGTTCGTTTTGTGCGGGTTTGAGCATTGCATTGCCAATATGTACTATATCCCGGCGGGGATTTTCCTCTCCGGCGGGAGCCAGGTGGATTGGGGCGGCTTCCTCCGAAACCTGGTGCCTGTGACCCTGGGAAACATGGTGGGCGGCTGCGGCTTGGGCGTGATACTTTATTATTTATACGGCGAAAAAAGAAGATAA
- the proC gene encoding pyrroline-5-carboxylate reductase, whose translation MKYGFIGTGNMGGALATACAKAVEPESILLSNRSPEKARALAEKLGASCADNETIARDCDVIFLGVKPQTMSRMLQPLQPILAGRRTPFVLVSMAAGVTIEALQAMAGGCYPVLRVMPNTACAVGAGMTTYTCSPEVTDSQRQTVLDSLSASGLLEEIEENLMGAGSAVAGCGGAYACLFMEGLADGGVLCGLPRKKAQRMAAQMLLGIATQALSTNEHTGALKDAVCSPGGSTIAGVRKLESLSFRSAAMEAVIAAWERDKEMQRQK comes from the coding sequence ATGAAATATGGATTTATCGGCACCGGCAACATGGGCGGCGCCCTGGCCACCGCCTGCGCCAAGGCTGTGGAGCCGGAGAGCATTCTGCTGTCCAACCGTAGCCCGGAAAAGGCCCGGGCCCTGGCGGAGAAACTGGGCGCGTCCTGCGCGGATAATGAGACCATCGCCCGGGACTGCGATGTGATCTTCCTGGGTGTGAAGCCCCAGACCATGTCCCGGATGCTTCAGCCTCTGCAGCCCATCCTGGCCGGGCGCCGGACGCCCTTCGTGCTGGTGTCCATGGCCGCAGGCGTGACCATAGAGGCTCTGCAGGCCATGGCCGGCGGATGCTATCCCGTCCTGCGTGTCATGCCCAACACCGCCTGCGCCGTGGGGGCGGGCATGACCACCTACACCTGCTCGCCGGAGGTGACAGACAGCCAGCGCCAGACCGTGCTGGACTCCCTCTCCGCCTCGGGGCTTTTGGAGGAGATCGAGGAGAATTTGATGGGCGCCGGCAGCGCCGTAGCCGGTTGCGGCGGCGCCTATGCCTGCCTGTTTATGGAGGGTCTGGCAGACGGCGGCGTGCTGTGCGGTCTGCCCCGGAAAAAGGCGCAGCGCATGGCCGCGCAGATGCTTTTGGGCATCGCCACCCAGGCTCTTTCCACCAATGAGCACACCGGCGCTCTGAAGGATGCCGTATGCTCCCCCGGCGGGTCCACCATCGCCGGCGTCCGCAAGCTGGAGTCCCTCTCCTTCCGCTCCGCCGCCATGGAGGCCGTCATCGCCGCTTGGGAGCGGGATAAGGAAATGCAGCGTCAAAAGTGA
- a CDS encoding Mbeg1-like protein: protein MKYTTTVTDYLTWRGDIPFSVDPFNEVDNLVLCIISYLDFSRFPELLTRNPKEAAALEDICARLTEADDQLGLSQLSYIPVAQQAAVCERFAGTRMFAFEDRSDAQTQFAAVSFLLPDKSVFVAFRGTDTSLVGWKEDFNMSYLEAVPAQVRAAEYTAEIARICRWHKLRIGGHSKGGNLAAWAGLHLPRKVYDRLMDVYNNDGPGFNRSMTELPEYALLREKMHTFIPESSIVGVLLEHCEDYTVIASTAKSIMQHEALSWCTERNRFIHLEERSALGRRSDDVLRDWVGSMTPRERKEFTDAFFNILSMGGKAKTLDDVQEMGLSGAVALVKEFAVSDEKTRRILTEVFKRLAVDIGEEMASSAQDGLKQAKGFLKNIGRKKSDI from the coding sequence ATGAAATATACCACCACTGTAACGGATTATTTGACCTGGCGGGGGGACATCCCCTTTTCCGTGGATCCCTTTAACGAGGTGGATAATCTGGTGCTGTGCATCATTTCCTATCTGGATTTTAGCCGGTTTCCGGAGCTGCTGACCCGCAATCCCAAGGAAGCGGCGGCCCTGGAGGACATTTGCGCCCGGCTTACGGAGGCGGATGACCAGCTGGGACTCTCCCAGCTCAGCTATATTCCCGTGGCCCAGCAGGCGGCGGTGTGTGAGCGGTTTGCCGGGACGAGAATGTTTGCCTTTGAGGACCGCAGCGACGCGCAGACGCAGTTTGCGGCGGTGTCCTTTTTGCTGCCGGATAAGTCGGTTTTTGTGGCGTTCCGGGGCACGGATACCTCCCTGGTGGGCTGGAAAGAGGACTTTAACATGAGCTACCTGGAGGCGGTGCCGGCCCAGGTCCGGGCAGCGGAATACACGGCGGAGATCGCCCGGATCTGCCGCTGGCACAAGCTGCGCATCGGCGGACACTCCAAGGGCGGAAACCTGGCGGCCTGGGCGGGACTGCACCTGCCGCGCAAGGTGTATGACCGGCTGATGGATGTATACAACAACGACGGGCCGGGGTTCAACCGGAGCATGACGGAGCTGCCGGAGTACGCGCTGCTCCGGGAGAAAATGCACACCTTCATCCCGGAGTCCTCCATCGTGGGCGTGCTGCTGGAGCACTGCGAGGATTACACGGTCATCGCCAGCACAGCCAAGTCCATCATGCAGCACGAGGCACTGTCGTGGTGTACGGAGCGGAATCGATTCATCCATCTGGAGGAGCGGTCGGCCCTGGGCCGGCGCTCGGACGATGTGCTGCGGGACTGGGTCGGGTCTATGACGCCCCGGGAGCGGAAGGAGTTCACCGATGCCTTTTTCAACATTCTCAGCATGGGCGGCAAAGCCAAGACACTGGACGATGTGCAGGAAATGGGCCTGAGCGGAGCGGTGGCCCTGGTGAAGGAATTTGCCGTGTCAGACGAAAAGACACGACGGATTTTAACGGAGGTGTTCAAGCGCCTGGCCGTGGATATTGGGGAGGAGATGGCCTCCTCTGCCCAGGACGGACTGAAGCAGGCCAAGGGATTCCTGAAAAATATAGGACGAAAAAAATCGGATATATAA
- a CDS encoding CD1247 N-terminal domain-containing protein translates to MEISQKVAYLKGLAEGLALDTETKEGKLIAAIIDVLDEMSIRFEDIDDNLVDLEDGLDAVSDDLSEVEEALYEMDEDDEELDDDAEYFETTCPVCQEEIVFDEDTLDSGEIRCPNCGEKLEFDLSDLAQAEDDYNDED, encoded by the coding sequence ATGGAAATTTCCCAGAAGGTCGCATATCTCAAGGGTTTGGCCGAGGGCCTGGCTCTGGACACCGAGACCAAGGAGGGCAAGCTCATTGCCGCCATCATTGATGTGCTGGACGAAATGAGCATCCGCTTTGAGGACATCGACGACAACCTGGTGGACCTGGAGGACGGCCTGGATGCCGTCAGCGATGACCTGTCCGAGGTGGAGGAGGCCCTCTACGAGATGGACGAGGACGACGAGGAGCTGGACGACGACGCCGAGTACTTCGAGACCACCTGCCCTGTCTGCCAGGAGGAGATCGTCTTTGACGAGGACACCCTGGACAGCGGCGAGATTCGCTGCCCCAACTGCGGCGAGAAGCTGGAGTTTGACCTCAGCGATCTGGCCCAGGCCGAGGACGACTACAACGACGAGGACTGA
- the efp gene encoding elongation factor P, whose amino-acid sequence MATITAGDFRNGKTFEMDGKIMQVVEFQHVKPGKGAAFVRTKMKNIVTGAVTETSFNPTAKFEEAFVERKDMAYSYNDGDLYYFMDQETYDMIPLGKDLLGDAFRFITENTVCKVLSYKGNVFGLECPNFMDLEVTETEPGLAGNTATNTLKPATVETGAEVKVPLFINIGDKITIDTRTGEYLSRAK is encoded by the coding sequence ATGGCAACTATTACCGCAGGCGATTTCAGAAACGGTAAGACTTTCGAGATGGACGGCAAAATCATGCAGGTGGTGGAATTCCAGCATGTGAAGCCCGGCAAGGGCGCTGCTTTCGTGCGCACCAAGATGAAGAACATTGTCACCGGCGCCGTCACCGAAACTTCCTTTAACCCCACTGCCAAGTTCGAGGAAGCCTTCGTGGAGCGCAAGGATATGGCCTACAGCTACAACGACGGCGACCTGTACTACTTCATGGATCAGGAGACCTATGACATGATCCCCCTGGGCAAGGACCTGCTGGGCGACGCTTTCCGCTTCATCACGGAGAACACTGTGTGCAAGGTCCTCAGCTACAAGGGCAATGTGTTCGGCCTGGAGTGCCCCAACTTCATGGACCTGGAGGTCACCGAGACCGAGCCGGGCCTGGCCGGCAACACGGCTACCAACACCCTCAAGCCCGCCACCGTGGAGACCGGCGCGGAGGTGAAGGTGCCTCTGTTCATCAACATCGGCGACAAGATCACCATTGACACCCGCACCGGTGAATACCTGTCCCGGGCAAAGTAA